One segment of Radiobacillus kanasensis DNA contains the following:
- a CDS encoding response regulator, with product MYNVLIAEDDFHVAEIHEQYLSKFPEMTLVGKAMNAKETMGYLDKENIDLILLDVYMPDMLGTELLEQIRKQSPQVDIIMITAATDKAFLEKALHYGVQHYMIKPVTLEQFSSALKQYLRNKKVLQSMEEVDQETVNHLFGSPSKVPEKSVLPSGIDYLTLKKVSEILTAESQGITSEEVGAKMGASRTTARRYLEYLVGIGQADVEHAYGIVGRPERRYHAR from the coding sequence ATGTACAACGTACTAATTGCGGAAGACGATTTTCATGTAGCAGAAATTCATGAACAATACCTTTCCAAATTTCCTGAAATGACTTTAGTCGGAAAAGCAATGAACGCGAAAGAAACGATGGGTTATCTTGATAAAGAAAATATTGATTTAATTTTGCTCGATGTTTATATGCCAGATATGCTTGGTACAGAACTCCTTGAGCAGATAAGAAAGCAATCTCCACAAGTTGATATCATTATGATAACAGCAGCAACGGATAAAGCATTTCTTGAAAAAGCTTTACATTACGGAGTACAACACTACATGATCAAACCTGTAACATTGGAGCAGTTTTCATCTGCCCTAAAACAGTACTTACGAAATAAAAAAGTGCTGCAGTCTATGGAAGAAGTCGATCAAGAAACGGTTAACCACTTGTTTGGCTCTCCCTCCAAAGTTCCGGAAAAATCTGTCCTTCCATCCGGAATAGACTATTTAACCTTAAAAAAAGTAAGTGAAATATTAACTGCCGAATCACAAGGAATTACCTCGGAGGAAGTTGGAGCAAAGATGGGAGCATCTCGAACCACAGCAAGAAGGTACCTCGAATATTTAGTTGGAATCGGTCAAGCGGATGTGGAGCACGCCTACGGAATCGTTGGTCGTCCAGAACGAAGATATCACGCAAGATAA
- a CDS encoding tripartite tricarboxylate transporter substrate binding protein codes for MKKFSMLMVLVVMMLSACGGSDSASGNGNFPTKNIEIIAPASPGGGWDLTARSVQKVLQDKELVENNINVVNKPGGGGEVGWKYLQSKDAHYLAVNSSLVLTNNLLGQSDLTYKEFTPLATLATEWQAIAVPADSKYTSASELMKQMKKDPKSIKIGVGPALGNDDHLSFVQAADEFGVDPSQVDFLVYEGGGDVVTALLGGHVDAVTTSLSEVKDQHQAGKLKILAVSSDKRIEGLDDVPTWTEEGVDLVFPHWRGIMGPPDMTEEQIAYWDEKLGEMVKSEEWKEVLKNNDWDGFYKNSEETAAFMKEQDDLYTKLVNQSGLAE; via the coding sequence ATGAAGAAGTTTTCCATGTTAATGGTGTTAGTAGTTATGATGCTTTCGGCTTGTGGGGGATCTGATTCTGCATCAGGGAATGGGAATTTTCCAACAAAAAATATTGAAATTATTGCACCAGCTTCGCCTGGTGGTGGCTGGGATTTAACAGCACGTTCGGTACAAAAGGTGCTACAAGATAAAGAGTTAGTAGAAAACAATATCAATGTTGTTAACAAGCCCGGTGGTGGCGGTGAAGTAGGTTGGAAGTATTTACAGTCCAAAGATGCTCATTACTTAGCAGTCAACTCCAGTTTAGTACTAACCAATAACTTGTTAGGTCAAAGTGATTTAACTTACAAAGAATTTACGCCATTGGCTACACTTGCTACCGAGTGGCAAGCCATTGCAGTACCTGCGGATTCTAAATATACATCTGCATCCGAGCTAATGAAACAAATGAAAAAAGATCCTAAATCCATAAAAATTGGTGTAGGTCCTGCACTAGGAAATGATGATCACCTTTCGTTTGTGCAAGCTGCCGATGAATTCGGTGTCGATCCTTCTCAAGTAGATTTTTTAGTCTATGAAGGCGGTGGAGATGTTGTAACCGCACTGTTAGGTGGACACGTGGATGCTGTAACGACCTCTCTATCGGAAGTGAAAGACCAACACCAAGCAGGGAAATTAAAAATTTTAGCTGTTTCTTCTGACAAGCGAATCGAAGGATTAGATGATGTTCCTACTTGGACGGAAGAGGGAGTAGACTTGGTGTTCCCGCACTGGAGAGGTATCATGGGACCACCAGATATGACGGAGGAACAAATTGCTTATTGGGATGAAAAGTTAGGAGAAATGGTGAAATCGGAAGAGTGGAAAGAGGTTCTGAAAAACAACGATTGGGATGGGTTCTATAAGAATAGTGAAGAGACAGCAGCGTTCATGAAAGAACAAGATGATCTTTACACGAAACTAGTTAACCAATCTGGACTTGCAGAATGA
- a CDS encoding tripartite tricarboxylate transporter TctB family protein yields MKILKLTMPVLLLILGSSFLIFSFQIEKSNLGNPNGPLYFPVGLSILLLLFSVIYFIQEWKKRHEDDKVLSLLLAGRTPKLIGVTVLLGVGYSLLFERIGFLFSTILFLGALLFVLNGKKKWITNLVVAICFSFLSWYAFSELLGVSLP; encoded by the coding sequence ATGAAAATACTAAAATTAACAATGCCGGTTCTATTACTCATTTTAGGAAGCTCCTTTTTAATTTTTTCATTCCAAATTGAAAAATCAAACCTTGGAAATCCAAACGGACCTTTGTATTTTCCGGTAGGGTTAAGTATTTTGTTACTTCTTTTTAGTGTGATTTATTTTATTCAAGAATGGAAAAAGAGACATGAGGATGATAAAGTGTTGAGCCTACTTCTCGCTGGAAGGACACCTAAATTAATTGGAGTAACGGTTCTTCTGGGAGTAGGCTACTCCCTCTTGTTTGAAAGAATTGGCTTTCTATTTTCTACTATTCTATTTTTAGGAGCACTCCTCTTTGTACTTAATGGAAAGAAAAAATGGATAACCAATCTGGTCGTTGCCATTTGTTTTTCTTTCCTTTCTTGGTACGCATTTAGTGAGCTTCTAGGAGTCAGTTTGCCATAG
- a CDS encoding tripartite tricarboxylate transporter permease gives MSSFMAGLMTSLEPINILWVIVGGFLGTVVGMLPGLGPATAVAVLIPVTFGMDSTSAIILMAAIYYGAMYGGSRSSILLNTPGDGSAIAATFDGYPMARKGQAGEAMAISAVASFIGGIIAVIGFIFLAEPLANFALKFGPAEYFLLMLLTLSAIVSLSIGRMIKGFIAMFLGLLLSTVGIDTQTGVYRFTMNIPHLSEGIDFLIVIIGIYAIGEVLYNFLTIDQQKKEKKKVGKIWFNKEQWKRSRWPILRSGPLGFIIGVLPGAGGSIASMISYTTEKQISKKPEEFGEGAVEGLAAPESANNAASVGAMIPLLTMGIPGSGTTAVMLGALIMLGIRPGPLLFENQPETVWSLINSMFIGNIALVIINILLVGLLVKILDTPAKVLYPLIVLLAFIGTFTLSYNTFDFYLLLLFGVFGLLLKVLDFPIAPLVLALIVGADMEQNFRKAVLSSDGSLGIFFSSPICIGLIILTILSLTYPLIVKWVKSRKTSGKDQSTEEVS, from the coding sequence ATGAGCAGTTTTATGGCCGGATTAATGACCTCTTTAGAACCGATTAACATTCTTTGGGTTATTGTAGGTGGTTTTCTAGGAACAGTAGTCGGAATGTTACCAGGGCTAGGTCCAGCAACAGCGGTTGCCGTACTGATACCAGTTACATTTGGAATGGACTCAACCAGTGCCATTATTCTAATGGCCGCTATCTACTATGGGGCGATGTACGGTGGTTCAAGAAGTTCGATATTACTGAACACACCAGGAGATGGATCAGCCATTGCCGCCACTTTTGATGGGTACCCGATGGCGCGTAAAGGTCAAGCTGGGGAAGCTATGGCTATATCTGCAGTTGCTTCTTTTATTGGAGGAATTATAGCCGTCATAGGGTTTATCTTTTTAGCTGAACCCCTAGCAAATTTCGCATTAAAGTTTGGTCCTGCAGAGTACTTTCTTTTGATGTTACTAACTCTATCTGCCATTGTTTCGTTATCTATTGGAAGAATGATCAAAGGGTTTATCGCCATGTTCCTCGGATTACTCTTAAGTACGGTTGGGATTGATACTCAAACAGGCGTCTACCGGTTCACCATGAATATTCCTCACTTAAGTGAAGGTATTGATTTTCTTATCGTGATCATAGGGATTTATGCGATTGGAGAGGTTTTATACAACTTCCTGACAATCGATCAGCAGAAAAAAGAAAAGAAAAAAGTGGGCAAGATTTGGTTTAACAAAGAACAGTGGAAACGATCGAGGTGGCCTATTTTACGAAGCGGTCCCCTTGGCTTTATCATTGGCGTTTTACCAGGAGCGGGTGGTTCCATCGCTTCGATGATTAGTTACACAACTGAAAAACAAATATCAAAAAAGCCTGAAGAGTTTGGAGAAGGGGCAGTTGAAGGGTTAGCAGCACCGGAATCCGCCAATAATGCCGCTTCTGTGGGGGCAATGATTCCATTGCTTACTATGGGTATTCCAGGATCCGGTACGACAGCGGTCATGCTCGGTGCGCTCATTATGTTGGGGATTCGACCAGGCCCCTTATTGTTTGAAAATCAACCAGAGACGGTTTGGTCCCTGATTAACAGTATGTTTATTGGGAATATCGCGCTCGTTATTATTAACATCTTATTAGTAGGACTGCTGGTGAAAATATTGGATACTCCAGCTAAAGTTCTGTATCCGTTGATTGTGTTATTAGCATTCATTGGTACCTTTACTCTTAGCTATAACACATTTGATTTCTATCTATTACTACTGTTTGGGGTGTTTGGTCTTTTATTAAAAGTACTAGATTTCCCAATAGCTCCACTCGTACTGGCTCTTATCGTTGGGGCAGATATGGAACAGAATTTTCGGAAAGCAGTCTTGTCGTCAGATGGGAGCCTTGGTATTTTCTTTTCATCACCGATTTGTATTGGCCTAATTATTTTAACAATCTTATCGTTAACGTATCCATTAATCGTCAAGTGGGTGAAGAGTCGAAAAACTAGTGGAAAAGATCAATCAACAGAAGAAGTTTCTTAA
- the tcuA gene encoding FAD-dependent tricarballylate dehydrogenase TcuA, whose amino-acid sequence MNNKEYDLVIVGAGNAALSAALAARENGVQVLVLEKAPKHKRGGNSYFTDGAIRFAYNDLQDIRAIMPELSDEEAATIIMPEYSQEHYYEDLMRVTADQSDSGLARHLVGKSYETIRWMKEQGVKFELNYGNQSFEKDGKRQFWGGLPVKTENRGIGLMGQLFRRVEELGIDIWYESTAKKLGVENGVISSVLVSKRGEEVEVSTSGVVLACGSFEANEEMRIKHLGEEWGAAIVRGTEYNTGDGIEMALEVGAQPYGQWSGCHSIGTDSQAPVVGDYEKPGDIFKKHSYPLSIMLNKDGQRFVDEGADFRNYTYAKYGREILKQPDHLAYQIYDAKVRGLLRDEYDREEATSSQADSLEELVNQLPVDKEAFLKTIDEYNQAVQEGEFNPTIKDGKSTKGMTPAKTNWALPIDQGPFYAFPVTCGITFTFGGIHVNTKGQALNENDEPIPGLFAAGEMVGGIFYENYPGGSGLMSGSVFGKTAGNSAARYSKEKAKRSLSL is encoded by the coding sequence ATGAATAACAAAGAGTATGATCTAGTCATAGTAGGCGCAGGAAATGCGGCATTATCAGCTGCGTTGGCTGCACGAGAGAATGGTGTTCAGGTATTAGTTTTAGAGAAAGCACCTAAGCACAAACGCGGAGGAAATTCTTATTTCACAGATGGTGCGATTCGTTTTGCTTACAATGACTTGCAGGACATTCGTGCGATTATGCCAGAGCTCTCTGATGAGGAAGCTGCTACTATTATCATGCCAGAATATAGTCAGGAACATTACTATGAAGATTTGATGCGAGTCACAGCAGATCAAAGTGACTCAGGATTAGCTAGGCATCTTGTTGGTAAATCCTATGAAACGATTCGTTGGATGAAGGAACAAGGTGTCAAATTTGAACTGAATTATGGGAATCAATCCTTTGAGAAGGATGGAAAGAGACAATTTTGGGGTGGACTTCCGGTTAAGACAGAAAATCGAGGCATCGGTCTAATGGGGCAATTATTCCGACGAGTTGAAGAACTCGGAATTGATATTTGGTATGAATCAACGGCGAAAAAATTAGGTGTAGAAAATGGTGTCATCTCCTCCGTTCTCGTAAGTAAAAGAGGGGAAGAGGTGGAAGTTTCTACTTCTGGTGTGGTGCTTGCTTGTGGTAGCTTCGAAGCCAACGAGGAAATGCGTATCAAGCACCTTGGTGAAGAGTGGGGAGCAGCTATTGTCCGAGGTACGGAATATAATACCGGAGACGGAATCGAAATGGCATTGGAAGTCGGAGCACAACCTTATGGACAATGGTCTGGTTGTCATTCAATCGGTACAGATTCACAGGCTCCTGTTGTTGGCGATTACGAAAAGCCTGGCGATATTTTTAAAAAGCACTCCTATCCATTAAGCATCATGTTAAACAAAGATGGACAACGATTTGTAGATGAGGGAGCTGATTTTCGAAATTACACGTATGCAAAATACGGGCGTGAAATACTAAAGCAACCAGATCATCTTGCTTATCAAATTTATGACGCTAAAGTCAGAGGCTTACTTCGTGATGAGTATGACAGGGAAGAAGCAACATCCTCTCAGGCGGATTCTCTGGAAGAGTTGGTGAATCAATTACCAGTAGACAAAGAAGCTTTTTTGAAAACGATTGATGAATATAATCAAGCTGTCCAAGAGGGAGAGTTCAATCCAACGATCAAGGATGGAAAGTCGACAAAAGGAATGACACCAGCTAAAACGAATTGGGCATTACCTATCGACCAAGGTCCATTCTACGCTTTCCCAGTAACATGTGGAATAACCTTTACATTTGGTGGGATTCATGTAAATACAAAAGGGCAAGCGTTAAATGAAAACGACGAACCAATTCCTGGTTTGTTTGCAGCAGGAGAAATGGTCGGTGGGATTTTTTATGAAAATTACCCAGGTGGTTCTGGTTTAATGTCTGGTTCTGTATTCGGAAAGACAGCCGGGAACTCAGCTGCTAGATACAGTAAAGAAAAAGCTAAGCGGTCCTTGTCTCTTTAG
- a CDS encoding SLC13 family permease → MNKKTVLLSICIGLYVLFFNPLMDWDLKIKGLIALLLVQILWIGRVFPLAFSSILLMLLLSFHFFSYEETLKYIGSDIVWLLFSTFIISKAFIKTGLANRVSLKMLSLSKGSGSFLILISFFLMFILAVLIPSNIGKGSLVSSILDSVIKSLKKISDVRNLAKSLFIGVAYLAAISGAFVATGASSTIYTYGIFQGATNHLTFLTWILYFAPPILLFILLLWVLFLVIFPHQNVDKDMLKTLIDEKVMELGNIQINEIKIFCIMTITLLLWMTQSLHGFSIPLIGLLGAAFTVLPVVGVWNWEEARKSVDWDMIIFFASTLMISGMLIKTNTVDWLADWIVHHMSFASPILILILLIVCTAFLRIIFVNILGFLTIMLPLALTIGENLDGISPIIVAMAVFLTGVPGFLLITQSPVHLISFSYGHFHEKDLFKVGVLSLVVWLTIVILASTLYWGWVM, encoded by the coding sequence ATGAACAAAAAAACTGTTTTACTAAGTATCTGTATTGGCTTATATGTCCTTTTTTTTAATCCTCTCATGGATTGGGATTTGAAAATAAAGGGGTTAATTGCATTATTATTGGTTCAAATTCTTTGGATTGGAAGAGTCTTTCCACTAGCGTTTAGTTCTATACTTCTTATGCTACTACTTTCCTTTCACTTTTTTAGCTATGAAGAAACGTTAAAGTATATCGGTTCTGATATCGTTTGGCTCTTGTTTTCTACTTTTATTATCTCAAAAGCTTTTATTAAGACGGGCTTAGCAAATAGAGTTTCATTAAAAATGCTAAGTCTATCCAAAGGGTCGGGAAGCTTCCTTATTTTAATTTCCTTCTTCCTTATGTTCATTTTAGCTGTACTGATTCCTTCCAATATCGGAAAAGGAAGTTTAGTTTCTTCCATTTTAGATAGTGTTATAAAAAGCCTGAAGAAGATCAGTGATGTGCGCAATTTAGCCAAATCGTTATTTATTGGCGTAGCTTATCTAGCCGCCATTTCTGGAGCCTTTGTCGCAACGGGAGCAAGTTCCACGATCTATACGTATGGTATCTTTCAAGGGGCTACTAATCATCTAACATTTTTAACTTGGATTCTTTATTTTGCACCTCCTATTCTTCTCTTTATCCTACTCTTATGGGTTCTATTTTTGGTCATCTTCCCACATCAAAATGTAGACAAGGATATGCTAAAAACGTTGATTGACGAGAAGGTTATGGAGCTAGGCAACATTCAAATCAATGAGATTAAAATTTTTTGTATTATGACAATCACCTTACTTTTGTGGATGACTCAGAGTCTTCATGGATTTTCTATTCCACTAATCGGTCTACTGGGGGCAGCTTTTACGGTTTTACCTGTAGTTGGTGTATGGAACTGGGAAGAGGCTAGGAAGTCTGTGGATTGGGATATGATAATTTTCTTTGCTTCTACGCTAATGATTTCCGGTATGTTAATAAAGACAAATACGGTGGACTGGTTAGCAGATTGGATTGTTCATCATATGTCATTCGCGTCACCCATTCTCATCTTAATCCTGTTAATTGTTTGTACGGCTTTCCTACGAATTATTTTCGTCAATATTTTAGGATTTCTAACTATTATGTTGCCACTAGCCCTCACAATTGGGGAAAATTTGGATGGGATTTCTCCTATTATTGTAGCCATGGCAGTGTTTTTAACAGGGGTTCCAGGCTTTTTACTTATTACTCAGTCCCCTGTTCACTTAATAAGCTTCTCTTACGGTCACTTTCATGAGAAGGATCTGTTTAAAGTAGGAGTTTTATCATTGGTGGTTTGGCTTACAATCGTAATTTTAGCATCCACATTATATTGGGGTTGGGTTATGTGA
- the murQ gene encoding N-acetylmuramic acid 6-phosphate etherase, translating to MSKRRVTETVNQKSISIDEMSSPDIVSLMVEEDKAIYHGMNNIISQIAAGIDIIVEQWKKDGRVFVVGAGTSGRIGILDAAELGPTFSIPDERWTGFIAGGYEAMWKPLEQHEDDENKSVEELKEHSFSNKDVLIGLTASGTTPYVLTALKYANKLGARTISVSCNPQTDASSLSECAIEAVVGPEVIKGSTRLKAGTAQKMVINMLSTGAMIRLGKVYQNQMVDMQLINKKLVIRAEQTLAEVTDIPESEARILLQESDYDLKVAIFRSMTSSSVEEAKALLLEENGHLKNAIQRYFTKKGIGE from the coding sequence ATGAGTAAAAGACGTGTTACCGAAACTGTTAACCAAAAAAGTATTTCCATCGATGAAATGTCTTCTCCTGACATTGTCTCCTTAATGGTGGAAGAGGACAAAGCTATCTATCACGGAATGAATAATATCATTTCTCAGATTGCAGCTGGTATTGACATCATTGTTGAACAATGGAAAAAAGACGGACGTGTTTTTGTTGTTGGTGCCGGAACTAGTGGGAGAATTGGTATCCTCGACGCTGCGGAATTAGGTCCCACCTTTTCAATACCCGATGAACGTTGGACTGGCTTTATAGCTGGCGGATATGAAGCAATGTGGAAACCATTAGAACAGCACGAAGATGATGAAAATAAGTCAGTAGAAGAACTTAAGGAACACTCTTTTTCTAACAAAGATGTGCTGATTGGACTTACCGCAAGCGGAACGACCCCTTATGTCCTTACCGCTTTAAAATATGCAAACAAATTAGGAGCCCGAACCATTTCGGTCAGTTGTAATCCTCAAACTGATGCCTCCTCTTTAAGCGAGTGTGCCATTGAAGCGGTCGTTGGACCAGAAGTTATCAAAGGCTCCACACGACTAAAAGCTGGAACTGCTCAAAAAATGGTCATCAATATGCTTTCGACAGGTGCTATGATTCGACTTGGTAAAGTTTATCAAAACCAAATGGTGGATATGCAATTAATCAATAAAAAATTAGTTATTCGTGCTGAGCAAACATTAGCAGAGGTCACAGATATTCCAGAGAGTGAAGCACGTATCCTCTTACAGGAAAGTGATTATGATTTAAAGGTTGCTATTTTTAGAAGCATGACCAGTAGTAGTGTCGAAGAAGCAAAAGCCTTGCTTTTAGAGGAAAATGGACATTTGAAAAATGCGATACAACGATACTTCACCAAAAAAGGTATTGGGGAATAA
- a CDS encoding GntR family transcriptional regulator, whose product MVNKNSPVPIYYQLEEQIKTQIESGILQPGDMVMSERELTEKYEISRMTVRQAITNLVHSGYLYRVKGKGTFVTEPKLEQKLHGLTGFTEDMHTRGLTPSSKVISFSIIPAPLKLAKELELAEHDPIYEIKRIRLADGKPMALERTYLSANLVVGLTEDIVQQSLYQYVEGRIHLKMSSGTQEIEASTATKEEVKHLQVPTDSPLLLMRRKSFLEDGRVLEVVQSTYRADRYKFMIRLDRGSF is encoded by the coding sequence TTGGTTAACAAAAATTCTCCTGTGCCGATTTATTATCAGCTAGAAGAACAAATTAAAACACAAATTGAAAGCGGTATCCTTCAACCAGGAGATATGGTTATGTCGGAACGTGAATTAACCGAAAAATACGAAATTAGTAGAATGACGGTACGACAAGCCATTACCAATCTTGTTCATAGCGGATATCTTTATCGTGTAAAAGGAAAAGGGACATTTGTAACAGAACCGAAACTTGAGCAAAAACTTCATGGGCTGACAGGCTTTACCGAAGATATGCATACCCGTGGTTTAACACCTAGTAGCAAGGTTATCAGTTTTTCCATCATTCCGGCTCCCCTAAAGCTTGCTAAAGAATTGGAATTAGCCGAACATGATCCTATTTATGAAATAAAACGGATTCGCCTTGCAGATGGCAAGCCGATGGCACTAGAAAGAACTTACCTTTCTGCTAATTTGGTTGTCGGATTAACAGAAGATATCGTGCAGCAATCCCTGTATCAATATGTGGAAGGGCGAATCCATCTGAAAATGAGCAGTGGGACGCAGGAAATTGAAGCCTCCACCGCTACAAAAGAAGAAGTAAAACACTTACAAGTACCCACTGATTCCCCCCTTCTACTAATGAGAAGAAAATCTTTTTTAGAAGATGGAAGAGTGTTAGAAGTTGTTCAATCCACTTACCGTGCAGATCGTTACAAGTTCATGATCCGTTTGGATAGAGGATCATTCTAA
- the nagE gene encoding N-acetylglucosamine-specific PTS transporter subunit IIBC, with the protein MMNYLQKLGRSLMLPVAVLPAAAILMGIGYAIDPTGWGADSPTAAFLIKAGSSIIDNIPILFAVGVALGMAKERDGSAALSGLVAFLVTTTLLSTGTVAMLQGVEVDAVNPAFDEIKNAFVGIISGIIASIMYNRFSHVKLPDALAFFSGKRLVPIMTAFSMIITSAVLFFIWPFVYSGLVSFGTAISDLGAAGAGLYGFFNRLLIPTGLHHALNSVFWFDVAGINDIGNFWSGEGEKGVTGMYQAGFFPIMMFGLPAAGLAMYHTAKTKRKKQVASLMLAAGFAAFFTGVTEPIEFAFMFLAPALYVVHAALTGLSLFIAASFEWTAGFGFSAGLVDFLLSFNLPLANQPYMLLVQGLVFGVIYYFLFRFLITKFNIKTPGREDEDAEEVVSGESTGGDKFAVMAAEIYEGLGGDENVVSVDNCVTRLRLEVKDMDAVDQKKIKATGVPGINVVSEHNIQVIVGTNVQFVADEMHKLRK; encoded by the coding sequence ATGATGAATTATTTGCAAAAACTTGGTCGTTCCTTGATGCTGCCAGTTGCTGTATTACCAGCTGCCGCCATCCTGATGGGGATTGGGTATGCGATTGATCCGACTGGTTGGGGTGCAGACAGTCCAACAGCCGCATTCTTAATAAAAGCGGGATCATCTATTATTGATAATATCCCAATACTATTTGCGGTCGGTGTTGCATTAGGAATGGCAAAAGAACGGGACGGTTCTGCTGCGTTAAGTGGTTTAGTTGCATTTCTTGTAACGACTACTTTACTTTCAACTGGAACGGTTGCCATGTTACAAGGTGTTGAGGTAGATGCAGTGAATCCAGCGTTTGATGAAATCAAAAATGCTTTTGTTGGTATTATTTCAGGTATTATTGCTTCTATTATGTATAATCGATTTAGTCATGTGAAACTGCCAGATGCTCTTGCTTTCTTTAGTGGAAAACGTTTAGTGCCAATTATGACAGCGTTTTCTATGATCATCACTTCTGCTGTACTATTCTTTATCTGGCCATTCGTATACTCCGGTCTCGTATCCTTTGGTACCGCAATTAGTGACCTAGGTGCTGCTGGTGCCGGTTTATATGGTTTCTTCAACCGTTTACTTATTCCAACAGGTTTACACCATGCGTTAAACTCTGTATTCTGGTTTGACGTCGCTGGTATTAACGATATCGGTAATTTCTGGTCCGGAGAAGGAGAAAAAGGTGTAACAGGTATGTATCAAGCTGGATTCTTCCCTATTATGATGTTTGGTCTTCCAGCTGCAGGTTTAGCGATGTATCATACTGCAAAAACGAAAAGGAAAAAACAAGTTGCTTCCCTAATGTTAGCAGCTGGATTTGCAGCTTTCTTTACAGGAGTTACGGAACCTATTGAATTCGCATTCATGTTCTTGGCACCAGCTCTTTATGTCGTACATGCTGCGTTAACAGGTCTTTCATTGTTCATCGCTGCATCGTTCGAATGGACAGCAGGTTTCGGCTTTAGTGCTGGATTGGTAGACTTTTTATTAAGCTTTAATCTTCCGTTAGCAAACCAACCATACATGCTTTTGGTTCAAGGTTTAGTATTTGGGGTTATCTACTACTTCTTATTCCGTTTCTTAATTACGAAATTCAACATTAAGACGCCTGGTCGTGAAGACGAGGATGCGGAGGAAGTAGTGAGTGGAGAAAGCACTGGCGGTGATAAATTCGCTGTCATGGCTGCTGAAATTTATGAAGGATTAGGTGGAGACGAAAACGTAGTATCTGTAGATAATTGTGTGACTCGCCTTCGTTTAGAAGTAAAGGACATGGACGCGGTTGATCAGAAAAAGATCAAAGCGACAGGTGTTCCTGGTATCAATGTTGTTAGTGAACACAACATTCAAGTTATTGTTGGTACAAATGTTCAATTTGTTGCCGATGAGATGCATAAGCTTCGCAAATAA
- a CDS encoding DUF7916 family protein, giving the protein MKRILNCVASDFAKANGKELLQSIQASEGRTVVSEIVSPAAPLYPEVSNPEMAAAFGADFILLNVFDVFQPEVAGVKADADQLVERVKELTGRPVGINLEPVDIEAEAAEDLLTLSEGRVATTASLEKVKELGLDFICLTGNPKTGVSNNEILKAIKRAKDILGESVFIIAGKMHGAGVKGEAGSEIINEETIQYFIEAGAEVILIPSPGTVPGISVEQAQKWVDMIHKYEALAMLTIGTSQEGADTQTIRQLALQNKMVGADLHHIGDAGYFGIAIPENIMDYSIAIRGKRHTFVRMAASINR; this is encoded by the coding sequence TTGAAACGTATTCTGAACTGTGTGGCATCTGATTTTGCAAAAGCAAATGGCAAAGAGTTATTACAATCCATTCAAGCCAGTGAAGGAAGAACAGTGGTTTCTGAGATTGTAAGTCCAGCAGCGCCGTTATATCCAGAAGTGTCTAATCCCGAAATGGCAGCAGCTTTTGGAGCGGATTTCATTCTTTTGAACGTCTTTGATGTTTTTCAGCCAGAGGTTGCAGGAGTGAAGGCCGATGCAGACCAGCTTGTTGAACGTGTCAAAGAGTTAACCGGACGTCCTGTTGGAATTAACTTGGAACCTGTAGATATAGAAGCAGAGGCTGCAGAAGATCTACTCACTCTTTCAGAAGGGCGAGTGGCTACTACAGCATCCTTAGAAAAGGTGAAAGAATTAGGACTTGATTTTATTTGCTTAACTGGGAATCCGAAGACCGGTGTAAGTAATAATGAAATCTTAAAAGCGATTAAGAGAGCAAAGGATATTCTAGGAGAAAGCGTCTTTATTATCGCAGGTAAAATGCATGGAGCAGGTGTAAAGGGTGAAGCAGGAAGCGAGATCATTAACGAAGAGACGATTCAATACTTTATTGAAGCAGGGGCGGAGGTCATCTTAATTCCTTCTCCAGGAACCGTTCCAGGAATTTCGGTAGAGCAAGCGCAGAAGTGGGTGGATATGATTCATAAATATGAGGCACTTGCAATGCTAACTATTGGGACAAGTCAAGAAGGTGCAGATACGCAGACCATTCGACAGCTTGCCCTACAAAATAAAATGGTGGGAGCAGATCTTCACCATATTGGCGATGCAGGATACTTTGGTATCGCTATCCCTGAAAACATCATGGACTACTCCATTGCGATTCGAGGAAAGAGACATACTTTTGTACGGATGGCTGCTTCCATTAATCGGTGA